From Shewanella yunxiaonensis, the proteins below share one genomic window:
- a CDS encoding aminoglycoside phosphotransferase family protein, whose amino-acid sequence MTLSDARFLQLKQWLQQQFDASVDMQLISGDASFRRYFRVTTADKSYIVADSPPEKVDNRPFLALADAYHRQGIPVPAIIAVDATQGFILQQDLGDQSLLSLLTSDNVKRWYQQALALLPQIAAVKASISGPLPQYDAAFVQRELEIFPQWLLAKHWHLTLSDAEIQQLQQVFALLTENALAQPLVGMHRDFHSRNLMVMEKQLYVIDFQDAVLGPITYDAVSLLRDCYVRWPDAVVDALRDEYYQHCITLGLLDRQTSAKQFCRWFDLMGLQRHLKAAGIFARLLHRDGKSGYIKDIPLTLAYVADISERYPELFSFSQWVRQRLLPLCGENS is encoded by the coding sequence GTGACCTTGTCGGACGCCAGATTTCTTCAATTAAAGCAATGGTTACAGCAGCAGTTTGATGCTTCTGTAGACATGCAGTTGATTTCGGGGGATGCCAGTTTCCGCCGTTATTTCCGGGTAACAACCGCTGATAAATCCTACATCGTTGCGGATTCCCCGCCTGAAAAGGTTGATAACCGGCCATTCTTGGCGTTAGCCGATGCTTATCATCGGCAAGGAATACCTGTCCCGGCGATTATCGCGGTGGATGCAACACAGGGTTTTATTTTGCAGCAGGATCTGGGCGACCAGTCGTTGTTGTCATTGTTGACTTCCGACAATGTCAAACGCTGGTATCAACAGGCGCTGGCGTTGCTGCCGCAAATTGCCGCGGTGAAAGCCAGCATTTCAGGGCCGTTGCCTCAGTATGATGCGGCGTTTGTGCAACGGGAACTAGAGATTTTTCCGCAGTGGTTACTGGCGAAACATTGGCATTTAACGCTAAGTGACGCCGAAATACAGCAATTACAACAAGTGTTTGCATTGCTCACTGAAAATGCCTTGGCGCAGCCATTGGTCGGTATGCATCGCGATTTTCACAGTCGCAATCTGATGGTGATGGAGAAGCAGTTGTATGTGATCGATTTTCAGGACGCGGTGCTGGGCCCCATCACCTACGATGCGGTTTCATTGCTTCGTGACTGTTATGTTCGCTGGCCGGATGCGGTCGTAGATGCGCTACGTGATGAATATTATCAGCATTGTATTACCCTTGGTTTGCTGGACCGTCAAACCAGTGCGAAGCAGTTTTGCCGCTGGTTCGATCTGATGGGATTGCAGCGCCATCTCAAAGCGGCGGGTATTTTCGCAAGGTTATTACATCGTGATGGCAAGTCAGGCTATATCAAGGATATTCCGCTTACACTGGCATATGTAGCCGATATCAGTGAGCGCTACCCCGAGCTGTTTTCTTTCAGCCAGTGGGTACGGCAACGTTTGTTGCCTTTGTGTGGAGAGAATAGTTGA